GCCGAGCAATATCAGTACGCAAAAACGGTAGAATGAGCATATGACTAATCCGATTCCAAGCGCAGGCGAGACAACCATCATAGGTCTTCCTGCTGTAAATATTCCGGTCACCTCCGCAGGAGACCGTCCGTTGACCCAAGACGATCTTGATACCATGACCAAATTGTCGCCGGGCTCGGCATTGCTGATTTCGACCAGGGGAGCGGTGTCGGGTTCCCGTTACCTCCTCGATGAGGATGAGGTGAGCGTCGGTCGTGACCCGCACGCGGATATTCTTTTGGATGATTCCACCGTCTCCCGCGCTCATGCGGTGTTCCGCCGCACCGGTGACACGTTTGAAGTGGTGGATGCGGGCAGTCTCAACGGCACCTACGTCAATCGTCAACGCGTCGATCGTGCGACGCTGCACAACGGCGATGAGATCATGATAGGCAAGTTCCGTCTGGTGTTTTTCTCGTCATCAGCGGTGGTTGCCAAGTAAACAGTAAGGCCGTGCACTGAAACGGTGTTTGCGAGGAGGAGAGGAGGCCAGCATGGACCGAGATGGCGCGGCATCCATATCCCGTTCCTCCTTTTCGGGAAGGGCACGCAAGGCACGGCATGACACTCCGACAGACTTGGTGCAGGGGGAGTTGTTCTCCGAACCCAACGAAGAGACGGCCACTCGAGGTTATCGCGGAACAGTGGCTTCCAAGGTCGCCGGCATCACTTACCGTCAACTTGATTATTGGGCCCGCAAGCAGATTGTGGTGCCTTCCATCACCCAGTCGCATGGCTCCGGTTCAAGAAGACTGTACTCATTCAAGGATGTCCTTATCCTGGCGGTTTCCAAGAAACTGCTGGATACCGGCGTCAATCTGCAGAATGTCACGGCGGCGATTAGATTTCTTGCACGGCATCGCACCAAACAGCTTGAGCACATGACCATCATCTGCGACGGTCAGGATGTCAGGGAATGTGAGAACGGCGACGAAGTGCTGAAACTGATCGATCAAGGTACAGCTGTTTTCGCGGTGTCGGTGGGGAAGTTGTGGCATCAGGTCGAGGAGCAGCTCAAGCAGGAAAAATACGTCGACATCACGCCGGCGGATTCGACCGCTTCATCGTTGCCCGTCTCGCCTGTCGATGACATCGCCGCCGCACGTATGCGTCAAAAGCTCGAGAACCAGCATCGTGAACGGGCGATGCGACACTGATGCCGATGATGATGTCTTGTCGAATCGCGCTGATTGCCTGTCAAGGTGATATGTCTACGCATTTCCAGACGACACATATACAATAGTCATGAGCACACGTCGACACAAAGGTTGAAGAACACATGGCCGCTATACTTCCGGGATTTCTTTGGATTTTCGCTTTGCTCTGGGCGCTGGGAATCTGCGCGATTTGCCTGGTCAACGGTGCACTGCGGAAAAAAGACGAGCATCGCAAGGTCGAGACGGTGCAATGGTCGGTCATCATCATGCAGGTGGTCTCGATGTTCCTGTGCTGCGCACCGTACGGAGTCTATAAACTCTTGCACGACCAGATCCCCGACAGCATTCGTCATTTCTACGCCATTCTCGGCATCCCTTCAGCCGTCCTCCTAGGCATCTTCTTCGTCGCCGAACTGGTGCTGATGTATCTGCAGGCCAAACAGGCCCAACGAAGCATCATCGACGAGATCCTTTCAAAGCGTCATCATCCCAAGTTGAGCTGAAAATCCAAACAAACATTGCAGCAGGCCAAATATAGCTTGAGTATATGACGAGGTGACCGTGAGCGGTTAGCAGGCAAGCTTGCTTGGTAAATCACCACGAAACCGTTATGTCCAATCCAAAAACCGGAAAAAGAAAAAGACCAGCACTACGTAACATAGAGACATTATATTCATGAAACCGAAAGAAAGAAGAGGGAAGAAGGAGCGCGCTTCGTTATGTAAGCAAGCTTGCTTGGTACATAACGAAGCGACGTTATGTCGAGATTTCTCCGAAATCTGACATAACGTACATTATCGGATAATCATTAACAGTTGGAATTTCCGTTACCATTTGACCCCAGTCAAATTAATCCGCATAACCAACCGCCGACCAATTAACCCAGTATCGATTGATTCGATCAACATGCTCCGCAATCCAGTGTCTTTGAAAACTCATCACCGAATCAATCAAACAGACAAACGACGAGACCACGACGAACTTTTTCTCAGCGTCATTCTAAGAGACATCATTGAAAAATCGCAAACAAAAACGGCGGCCGACCCGTCAATCAAAGTCAGTCGCCGTTATGTCATCGTCTATTGTGGCATTTCATCTATGTCAAGCAAACGCTTACTCGTAATCCGGGAACCAACCCTCACGATGCATTTTGAGTCTCTTGTCGAGCAAATCCTTCAATTCGCTTTCGGTACGACGTTCCATGAGCATGTCCCAATGCGTTCTGGTCGGCTTCTTGATCTCGTCGACCTCATCCGAATCGGCGTCTTCGCGTTTGGCGACCTCACCGCAACGGCATTCCCATTCGGCAGGAACGTCCGCGCCCTCGGCGAATGGCAAAATCGTGCGATGACCTTTCGGGCATACGTACGCTACATCAGATCTCGCTGCAAAATCGACGTTTTCATCGGATTCGAGTGACTTCGCCCCGATACTCATACCACGCAGGCTGCGTTCCGCCATACATTCTCCTTGTAGTTAGTCTAGTTCTAAAGTACAGAACAGTTCGGACGAGTTTATTATTCCCTGTCCACAATGTTTTGCCGCTCAGTCGACCCCCGAGTATGCGACGATACCACGGTTGACCAGTTTGTTGGCCTTTCTTGCATTTTCGGCCAGATGCGGATTGTCCGCCTCGTAGTAGGTCTGTGCGGTCGAAATCTGTTGAAGGACGTCTGAGAGACGTTTTGCGTTACGAACGAAATCGCCGCCGGTCAGCTCGCTGCCGTGCAGAATCTGGGCGAGATCCTCTCCCCGCGCCCAGTCGTAGATGACATCGACAAGCCCGAAATCAAGCGGTTCCAATTCATCCAAATCGGCATCCTCGCGCATCATTTCGACATCCGAGAAGACGTCACGCAGCCGTCTGCAGCTTGAAGCCACAGCACCGCCCGGACCGCCGGGATAGCGTCGCGGTTCATTATCTCCTCCTCTGCGTGCCTGATACACGAGTGCCGACAAGGTCGCGGCCAGTTCTTCAGGCTCGAGCCCGTCAAGGAAGCCATCACCAATCGCTTCGGCGAGCACCAGATCATATTCGCTGTACAGGTGGCGAAGCAACTGGCCTCGCATGGTGAGCCGATAATCGCGAAGTCCTTTTACAGGGTGGGATTCGGTCGTCTTCGCCGAGGTGTCGCAACCGCTATTCAAGATCGTCGACGACGAATCATGTCCGTCGGTGCGGGAAGGGTTCCGACCGGCATGCCCACGCGTTTCGTCCAAATAACCGAGCGAGGAAAGCACGGCGCAGATCTGGTCGAACTGACGTGCAACAGACCCGGTGCGTGACTCGTAGCGTCCTCGTGCATGCCGCAGCTCTTTGGATTCACGCAGCCAGCGATGCCCCCACTTCAGATGGTTCTGGAAGTCCGGGCATGACTTGCAGGGATGCTCGCTTTCTTCGGTTTTCAGTTGCTCGATACGTTTGTCGAGATTGCGGAACTCTGCGCTGCGTTCCTTGTCACTGGCAAAGCTTCTGCGCTTGAGATGCCTGCGTTCGTCCTTCTGCAGATAGGAAAGCTTCTGGCGGATGGTCATGAATTCCTTGAAATCACCGTGCGAGCAGGCGAACGCCTTTTCATAGCCTGCAACGGCCTTTTCGAGCGTCTGTATACGACTTTCCAAGTCTTCGGCGGACTCGTTGGCCTCCCATTGCGCGAACGAGTGGTCGAGCGTGTCTCGCGCGGTTTCGTAACTGCTGGAATTGAGCAGGTTCACCGCCATATTGAACGTGGGTTTGAAGCTGGAATGCAGCGGATAGACACGTTTGCTGGAAAGCGAGGCGGCCGTGGCCGGCACGAAGCCCTGATGGTCGACGATGATCGCATGCCCGATGGTGTCGATGCCTCGTCTGCCGGCGCGACCGGTGAGCTGGGTGTATTCGCCCGGTGTCAATGTCACGTGGTCCACGCCGTTGAATTTCTCAAGCTTTTCGATGACCACGCAACGAGCCGGCATGTTGATGCCCAAGGCAAGCGTTTCGGTGGCGAAGATCATCTTGATCAGCCCTTCTTCGAAAAGCCGTTCGACAATCTGCCGGAAAAGCGCCACCATACCGGCATGATGGGGTGCGAAGCCCTCTTCCAACGCATAGCGGAAACGCGCGAAACCAAGCGCTTTGAGGTCGGCGTGGTCGAGTTCGCCTTCGACCATTTCATCGACGATGGCTCGTATGCGCATCACCTCGTCTTTGGTGGTCAGCTCCAATCCGGCACGAAGGCATTGCTCGACGGCCTCGTCGCATCCGTTGCGCGAGAAGATGAAGTAGATGCCCGGCAGAAGACCCATGAAGTTCAGTTCGTCGACCACGGCCCATCGGCGTGGGATATAGCGGCGAAGCTGACCGGGCCTACGACGCTTCTCCACTCCCCTGCGATGCCTGTTTTTGCCGCCTCGCCGTTCTTCATGGGCGCGCACGACGGCTTTCCTGTCGAGCTGGTCGATACGGTCGACGAGTTTCGCGTTGAGCTTGTCGGTCTGCACGCCGTTGTTGTTGTGACGGTACAGGTCGATGAGTTCCGGCTCATGCTGGTCGTCGCTTTGCATCATGACGTGCTGTTCAAGCGGCACGGGACGTTTTTCGGAAACGACGAGTTTCGTGGCCCCGCGAACGGATTCTATCCATGCGCAGAAATCCTCGACGTTGGATACTGTGGCGGAAAGTCCGACGATTTTGACGGACTTGGGAAGGTGAATAATAACCTCTTCCCACACCGGCCCGCGGAATTTGTCGGCGAGATAGTGGACTTCGTCGAGGATGACATATCGCAATGCGCGCAACGTCTCCGAATTCTCATAGAGCATGTTGCGCAGCACCTCGGTGGTCATCACCACGATGTTGGCTTCCGAGTTGATGGATGTGTCACCGGTCAGCAGTCCTACGTTCTCGGCACCGTATACGTCGACGAGATCATGGTATTTCTGGTTGCTCAGAGCCTTGATGGGCGTGGTATAGAACGCCTTGACGTTCCTTTCCTGCGCCAAGTGCATGGCGAAATCCGCGACGATCGTCTTGCCGGCACCTGTCGGGGCTGCGAGAAGAACATTCTTGCCGGCTTCAAGCGCTTCATCCGCTTCTATCTGAAAGGGATCGAGCTCGAACGGGAGCCTCCGGGCGAATCGTGCCGCTTCCGAGCGTTCGTAAGCGCTGTGCTTTTTGAACGCGGCATAACGCTGCGAGGGAGACATCGGCTGTTCTTCGGACCAGTCGGTATCAACCGGTGAGTTGGCATCTTCGAAATCCGAATTGGAATGTTTTTTATGACGATAATGATGTGAATGACTCATAGAAGTGAAACTGTCGATTCATGAAAGACGGATATGCTGATAACTGTGATGATGACGCGTGCGAAAAACGGCAAAACCGTCATCGAATCGGCCTCGAAGCGTTCCGAT
The window above is part of the Bifidobacterium sp. ESL0704 genome. Proteins encoded here:
- a CDS encoding FHA domain-containing protein, which gives rise to MTNPIPSAGETTIIGLPAVNIPVTSAGDRPLTQDDLDTMTKLSPGSALLISTRGAVSGSRYLLDEDEVSVGRDPHADILLDDSTVSRAHAVFRRTGDTFEVVDAGSLNGTYVNRQRVDRATLHNGDEIMIGKFRLVFFSSSAVVAK
- a CDS encoding MerR family transcriptional regulator yields the protein MDRDGAASISRSSFSGRARKARHDTPTDLVQGELFSEPNEETATRGYRGTVASKVAGITYRQLDYWARKQIVVPSITQSHGSGSRRLYSFKDVLILAVSKKLLDTGVNLQNVTAAIRFLARHRTKQLEHMTIICDGQDVRECENGDEVLKLIDQGTAVFAVSVGKLWHQVEEQLKQEKYVDITPADSTASSLPVSPVDDIAAARMRQKLENQHRERAMRH
- a CDS encoding DEAD/DEAH box helicase, with translation MSPSQRYAAFKKHSAYERSEAARFARRLPFELDPFQIEADEALEAGKNVLLAAPTGAGKTIVADFAMHLAQERNVKAFYTTPIKALSNQKYHDLVDVYGAENVGLLTGDTSINSEANIVVMTTEVLRNMLYENSETLRALRYVILDEVHYLADKFRGPVWEEVIIHLPKSVKIVGLSATVSNVEDFCAWIESVRGATKLVVSEKRPVPLEQHVMMQSDDQHEPELIDLYRHNNNGVQTDKLNAKLVDRIDQLDRKAVVRAHEERRGGKNRHRRGVEKRRRPGQLRRYIPRRWAVVDELNFMGLLPGIYFIFSRNGCDEAVEQCLRAGLELTTKDEVMRIRAIVDEMVEGELDHADLKALGFARFRYALEEGFAPHHAGMVALFRQIVERLFEEGLIKMIFATETLALGINMPARCVVIEKLEKFNGVDHVTLTPGEYTQLTGRAGRRGIDTIGHAIIVDHQGFVPATAASLSSKRVYPLHSSFKPTFNMAVNLLNSSSYETARDTLDHSFAQWEANESAEDLESRIQTLEKAVAGYEKAFACSHGDFKEFMTIRQKLSYLQKDERRHLKRRSFASDKERSAEFRNLDKRIEQLKTEESEHPCKSCPDFQNHLKWGHRWLRESKELRHARGRYESRTGSVARQFDQICAVLSSLGYLDETRGHAGRNPSRTDGHDSSSTILNSGCDTSAKTTESHPVKGLRDYRLTMRGQLLRHLYSEYDLVLAEAIGDGFLDGLEPEELAATLSALVYQARRGGDNEPRRYPGGPGGAVASSCRRLRDVFSDVEMMREDADLDELEPLDFGLVDVIYDWARGEDLAQILHGSELTGGDFVRNAKRLSDVLQQISTAQTYYEADNPHLAENARKANKLVNRGIVAYSGVD
- a CDS encoding RNA polymerase-binding protein RbpA, with protein sequence MAERSLRGMSIGAKSLESDENVDFAARSDVAYVCPKGHRTILPFAEGADVPAEWECRCGEVAKREDADSDEVDEIKKPTRTHWDMLMERRTESELKDLLDKRLKMHREGWFPDYE